The following proteins come from a genomic window of Achromobacter sp. AONIH1:
- a CDS encoding FimV family protein, whose product MQARRLKALQWAVALALGTSVCGSAYAMRVGHSRVVSVPGAPLQAVVGLQELTPDEIASLRVSVADEAAWQRAGLKPPVPLADLVVGVENGMDATRKNLRVRSSQAPASGAVDLLLDISSSAGQRQVQVSILVPLRGAGADATPASVGGKARAGASAGGATLNVKPGDTLYAIAQRNAVPGASIYQMLVALWRANPQAFIQSNMNLLKAGQKLSIPDADAVRAIDPAEARRIFNEHAEAFAKYRSRLGAAAGANPTVVKGQSAASGTVSRSGDTGAASAASAQDRLRLSNGQDGGQAQADAQGDAKASAGHAMADAQARVTTLQGNVDALNKAVGEQGAAGQAGATGAGGVAGSAGAAGAAGAAGSTGAAGAAGSGGAAGAAGTAGSAAAAGGAGAAGSTGATGAPGAAGSTGATGAAGSAGTTGAAGAAGSSSAAGAAGVAGAAASVGAASGAAQAAASGASAPEGKSAADQKPSDLLAGAPSWLTDNLLVIVTAVLALLVFIIAWALRRAGARRGDDDEETYAYAEPALDTAALNRKLETISLDLDEPPSDEPRRPGAPKA is encoded by the coding sequence ATGCAAGCCCGCCGTCTCAAAGCCCTGCAGTGGGCGGTAGCGCTGGCCCTGGGCACGAGCGTCTGCGGGTCTGCGTATGCCATGCGCGTGGGTCATTCGCGCGTGGTTTCGGTGCCGGGCGCGCCGTTGCAGGCCGTGGTCGGGCTGCAGGAACTGACACCCGACGAGATCGCATCGCTGCGCGTCTCGGTGGCCGACGAGGCCGCCTGGCAGCGCGCCGGCCTGAAGCCGCCGGTGCCCCTGGCCGACCTGGTGGTGGGCGTCGAGAACGGCATGGACGCCACGCGCAAGAACCTGCGGGTCCGCTCGAGTCAGGCGCCGGCCAGCGGCGCTGTCGATCTGTTGCTGGACATCAGTTCCAGCGCCGGCCAGCGCCAGGTCCAGGTCAGCATCCTGGTGCCGCTGCGCGGCGCGGGCGCCGACGCCACGCCGGCCTCGGTGGGCGGCAAGGCGCGCGCGGGCGCCAGCGCCGGCGGCGCCACGCTCAATGTCAAGCCAGGCGACACGCTCTACGCCATCGCGCAGCGCAACGCGGTGCCGGGCGCTTCCATCTACCAGATGCTGGTGGCCCTGTGGCGCGCCAATCCTCAGGCCTTCATACAGAGCAACATGAATCTGCTCAAGGCCGGGCAGAAACTCTCCATTCCCGACGCTGATGCCGTGCGCGCGATCGATCCGGCCGAGGCGCGCCGGATCTTCAACGAGCATGCCGAAGCCTTCGCCAAATACCGCTCGCGCCTGGGCGCGGCGGCGGGCGCCAATCCCACCGTGGTCAAGGGGCAGAGCGCCGCGTCCGGCACTGTCAGTCGTTCCGGCGATACAGGCGCCGCTTCCGCCGCGTCCGCCCAGGACCGCCTGCGCCTGTCCAACGGACAGGACGGTGGCCAGGCGCAAGCCGACGCCCAGGGCGATGCCAAGGCGTCCGCCGGACACGCGATGGCCGATGCGCAGGCGCGGGTGACTACGTTGCAGGGCAACGTGGACGCGTTGAACAAGGCGGTGGGAGAGCAGGGCGCGGCAGGACAGGCCGGTGCGACGGGCGCTGGCGGCGTAGCGGGATCGGCGGGTGCTGCCGGCGCTGCGGGTGCTGCGGGCTCGACGGGGGCCGCTGGGGCGGCTGGATCTGGCGGTGCGGCAGGCGCGGCCGGTACCGCGGGATCCGCCGCCGCGGCGGGTGGTGCTGGCGCCGCCGGATCGACTGGCGCGACCGGCGCGCCAGGCGCTGCCGGATCGACCGGAGCAACGGGCGCCGCCGGGTCGGCAGGAACGACGGGCGCGGCAGGCGCCGCGGGTTCGAGTTCTGCTGCGGGAGCGGCGGGCGTCGCGGGTGCTGCGGCTTCCGTCGGCGCCGCTTCGGGTGCGGCCCAGGCCGCCGCTTCCGGCGCTTCGGCACCAGAAGGCAAGAGCGCTGCGGACCAGAAGCCGTCCGATCTGCTGGCCGGCGCGCCGTCCTGGCTGACCGACAATCTGCTGGTGATCGTCACCGCCGTGCTGGCGCTGCTCGTCTTCATCATCGCCTGGGCGCTGCGCCGCGCCGGCGCGCGCCGTGGCGATGACGACGAGGAAACCTACGCTTACGCCGAGCCGGCGCTGGACACGGCCGCGCTGAACCGCAAGCTCGAGACCATCAGCCTCGACCTGGACGAGCCGCCTTCGGATGAACCGCGCCGCCCTGGCGCTCCCAAGGCCTGA
- the asd gene encoding aspartate-semialdehyde dehydrogenase, with protein sequence MKQAVGLVGWRGMVGSVLMQRMRDENDFALIEPVFFSTSNAGGAAPTWADGAGPLQNAYDIDALKKLPIIITAQGGDYTSEIYPKLRGAGWNGIWIDAASTLRMADDAIIVLDPVNRPVIDAALKRGVRNFIGGNCTVSCMLMGLAGLFNNDLVEWMTTMTYQAASGGGAQHMRELLTQFGEINQAVKPLLDDPASAILEIDRGVLAKQQDPALPHEHFGVPLGGNLIPWIDKDLGNGMSKEEWKGEVETNKILGRGAAFGTPATPIDGLCVRIGAMRCHSQALTIKLKRDLPIDEIESLIAQGTQWAKVVPNTKEDTVRALTPVAVTGTLDIPVGRLRKLSMGPQYLGAFTVGDQLLWGAAEPLRRMLRIALAEA encoded by the coding sequence ATGAAGCAAGCAGTAGGCCTTGTCGGCTGGCGCGGTATGGTCGGCTCGGTGCTCATGCAGCGCATGCGCGACGAGAACGACTTCGCACTGATCGAACCGGTGTTTTTCTCCACCAGCAACGCTGGCGGCGCCGCGCCCACCTGGGCCGATGGCGCGGGCCCGCTGCAGAACGCCTACGACATCGACGCTCTCAAAAAACTGCCCATCATCATTACCGCGCAGGGTGGCGACTACACCTCCGAGATCTACCCGAAGCTGCGCGGCGCGGGCTGGAACGGCATCTGGATCGACGCCGCCAGCACCCTGCGCATGGCCGACGACGCCATCATCGTGCTGGACCCGGTCAACCGCCCGGTCATCGACGCGGCGCTCAAGCGCGGCGTGCGCAACTTCATCGGCGGCAACTGCACGGTCAGCTGCATGCTGATGGGCCTGGCCGGCCTGTTCAACAACGACCTGGTCGAGTGGATGACCACCATGACCTACCAGGCGGCCTCGGGCGGTGGCGCGCAGCACATGCGCGAACTGCTGACCCAGTTCGGCGAGATCAACCAGGCGGTCAAGCCGCTGCTGGACGATCCCGCGTCCGCCATCCTGGAAATCGACCGCGGCGTGCTGGCCAAGCAGCAGGATCCGGCGCTGCCCCACGAGCACTTCGGCGTGCCGCTGGGCGGCAACCTGATTCCCTGGATCGACAAGGATCTGGGCAATGGCATGTCCAAGGAAGAGTGGAAGGGCGAGGTCGAGACCAACAAGATCCTGGGCCGCGGCGCCGCCTTCGGCACGCCCGCCACCCCGATCGACGGCCTGTGCGTGCGTATCGGCGCCATGCGCTGCCACAGCCAGGCGCTGACCATCAAGCTCAAGCGCGACCTGCCGATCGACGAGATCGAATCGCTGATCGCCCAGGGCACGCAGTGGGCCAAGGTCGTTCCCAACACCAAGGAAGACACCGTCCGAGCGCTGACCCCGGTGGCCGTGACCGGCACGCTGGACATCCCGGTGGGCCGCCTGCGCAAGCTGTCGATGGGCCCGCAGTACCTGGGCGCCTTCACCGTGGGCGACCAGCTGCTGTGGGGCGCCGCCGAGCCGCTGCGCCGCATGCTGCGCATCGCGCTGGCCGAAGCCTGA
- a CDS encoding TolC family outer membrane protein, with protein MATFLLKRTTLVIALAFAPAAFAQPATGADPAAAEGTTLNQVIEQTLLSNPEIQAKYHDFQSSLEGQSVARAAFFPQVNAQGYVGREYRNNVPGVGSQQWSRPGYNLELRQLIFDGFRTSNDVKQAGFDKLARFYDVLATSDATALAATQAYIDLQRYRDMELLARQNYSLHEETLKQIGQRAESGVGRRVDLEQAGGRLALAQTNLMTETANLLDVQQRFQRVTGALPPETLQPVPDVDAKLPAKPGDFNDSLRRNPSFLSKQAGLQAAEAGIASAKGAFSPKFEFVASTGRNQNDPTPENRRINSTSVQLMMSYNLYRGGADSARVRQTSAQSYAARDIRDYTCRNVQQDLAVAWNNITSLNQRMPFLRDHEVATAKVRDAYRQQFQIGQRTLLDLLNTENELFESRRALTNAQYDLKLAQYRWLALSHALLPALSLQPARNEMPEENGKLVVSDEVIKQCNSTVPDATRLAPVRVQYNEGTLPPTLVPVNASGADGARRAPQARP; from the coding sequence ATGGCTACGTTCTTGCTCAAGCGCACGACTCTCGTCATCGCTCTCGCGTTCGCTCCCGCAGCATTCGCGCAACCCGCCACCGGCGCAGACCCCGCCGCGGCTGAAGGCACCACCCTGAATCAGGTCATCGAACAGACCCTGCTCAGCAACCCGGAAATCCAGGCCAAGTACCACGACTTCCAGTCTTCGCTCGAAGGCCAGTCGGTGGCGCGCGCCGCGTTCTTCCCGCAGGTCAACGCGCAGGGCTACGTGGGCCGCGAATACCGCAACAACGTACCGGGCGTGGGTTCCCAGCAATGGAGCCGCCCGGGCTACAACCTGGAACTGCGCCAGCTGATTTTCGACGGCTTCCGCACCAGCAATGACGTCAAGCAGGCCGGTTTCGACAAGCTGGCCCGCTTCTATGACGTGCTGGCCACCAGCGACGCCACCGCGCTGGCCGCCACCCAGGCCTATATCGACCTGCAGCGCTACCGCGACATGGAGCTGCTGGCGCGCCAGAACTATTCGCTGCACGAAGAAACGCTCAAGCAGATCGGCCAGCGCGCCGAATCGGGCGTGGGCCGCCGCGTGGATCTGGAACAGGCCGGCGGCCGCCTGGCCCTGGCGCAGACCAACCTCATGACGGAAACCGCCAACCTGCTGGACGTGCAGCAGCGCTTCCAGCGCGTGACCGGCGCCCTGCCCCCCGAAACGCTGCAGCCGGTGCCCGACGTCGACGCCAAGCTGCCCGCCAAGCCTGGCGACTTCAACGACTCGCTGCGCCGCAACCCCAGCTTCCTGTCCAAGCAGGCTGGCCTGCAGGCCGCCGAAGCCGGCATCGCCTCGGCCAAGGGCGCGTTTTCGCCGAAGTTCGAGTTCGTGGCCTCCACCGGCCGCAACCAGAACGATCCGACCCCGGAAAACCGCCGCATCAACAGCACCAGCGTCCAGCTGATGATGTCCTATAACCTGTATCGCGGCGGCGCCGACTCGGCCCGCGTGCGCCAGACGTCCGCGCAGTCCTATGCCGCCCGCGACATCCGCGACTACACCTGCCGCAACGTGCAGCAGGACCTGGCCGTGGCCTGGAACAACATCACCAGCCTGAACCAGCGCATGCCGTTCCTGCGTGACCACGAAGTCGCCACCGCCAAGGTCCGCGACGCCTATCGCCAGCAATTCCAGATCGGTCAGCGCACCCTGCTGGACCTGCTGAACACCGAAAACGAGCTGTTCGAATCGCGCCGCGCATTGACCAATGCGCAATATGACCTCAAGCTTGCGCAGTACCGCTGGCTGGCGCTCTCGCACGCGCTGCTGCCGGCGCTGTCGCTGCAGCCCGCGCGCAACGAGATGCCCGAGGAAAACGGCAAGCTGGTGGTGTCCGACGAAGTGATCAAGCAGTGCAATTCGACGGTTCCCGACGCTACCCGCCTGGCTCCCGTGCGCGTGCAATACAACGAAGGCACGCTGCCGCCGACGTTGGTGCCGGTCAACGCTTCCGGCGCCGACGGCGCCCGGCGCGCGCCGCAAGCCAGGCCGTGA
- the leuD gene encoding 3-isopropylmalate dehydratase small subunit, with protein MQAFTTHEGLVAPLDRENVDTDLIIPKQFLKSIKRTGFGPNLFDELRYLDHGEPGMDNSKRPLNPDFVLNQPRYQGASVLLARKNFGCGSSREHAPWALTQFGFRAIIAPSYADIFFNNSFKNGLLPIVLSELEVARLFDEVKAFPGYKLNIDLDRQVVVAADGRAMKFDIEPFRKYCLLNGFDDIGLTLRHAHKIRAFEAERLARHPWLESRPIA; from the coding sequence ATGCAAGCATTCACCACACACGAAGGCCTGGTGGCTCCGCTCGACCGCGAAAACGTCGACACGGACCTCATCATCCCCAAGCAGTTCCTCAAGTCCATCAAGCGCACGGGCTTCGGCCCCAACCTGTTCGACGAACTGCGCTACCTGGACCACGGCGAGCCGGGCATGGACAACAGCAAGCGTCCGCTGAATCCGGACTTCGTGCTGAATCAGCCGCGTTACCAGGGCGCGTCCGTGCTGCTGGCGCGCAAGAACTTCGGCTGCGGCTCGAGCCGCGAGCACGCGCCCTGGGCGCTGACGCAGTTCGGTTTCCGCGCCATCATCGCGCCGTCCTACGCCGATATCTTCTTCAACAACAGCTTCAAGAACGGCCTGCTGCCCATCGTGCTGTCCGAGCTGGAAGTCGCGCGCCTGTTCGACGAAGTGAAGGCCTTCCCGGGCTATAAGCTCAACATCGACCTGGACCGCCAGGTGGTGGTGGCGGCCGACGGCCGCGCCATGAAGTTCGACATCGAGCCGTTCCGCAAGTACTGCCTGCTCAACGGCTTCGACGACATCGGCCTGACCCTGCGCCACGCCCACAAGATCCGCGCTTTCGAGGCCGAGCGCCTGGCGCGCCATCCCTGGCTCGAAAGCCGTCCGATCGCCTGA
- a CDS encoding type I secretion system permease/ATPase, which produces MDKLSEKASREWRADARAAHDDPLLDCLVEVTRLHGVATTAQALSAGLPLEAHRLTPALLPRAAARAQLSARVVKRALDEIPQDLLPAILLLQGERACLLLKKEGGQYLVSHPELGGSSVEMSPEELALQYTGLVCFVRPQFRFDARAPEVAKVRERHWFWAAIMENRRLYRDALIAALLINIFAMAMPLFTMNVYDRVVPNNAVETLWVLALGITLVVVFNMILSTARSHVVDSASKRVDVRLSAQIMERVLDLRMEGRPVSVGSFAANLRSFESIRDFIASATITTLVDLPFILLFLLALVWISPWMVLPPLVAIVLILLVSLAAQARMEALTMASFQASSQRNATLVEALTGLEAVKTLNAQGAIQRNWERATEFIAQTGGKLKLISSSTVGFVAAVQQLVSISVVVIGVYQAQESAISMGGIIAASMIAGRCLAPLGQVAGLLMQYQNARTSLASIDNYMKLPIERPAEAEFLHRPVFHGALEFRDVTFAYPGSSQPALKKVSFKIKPGEKVGIIGRIGSGKTTLEKLALALYKPTEGAVLLDGVDVRQIDPADVRRAIGHVPQDPLLFYGSLKHNLAMGAPYADDASILAAANLAGVSEFANLHPNGFDMLIGERGESLSGGQRQSVAVARALINDPPILLLDEPSSNMDHQSEAQLRKRLGEVSASKTIMLVTHRTALLELVDRLIVIDNGQIMADGPKEQVIEALRQGRVGRGS; this is translated from the coding sequence ATGGACAAGTTATCTGAGAAGGCCTCCCGTGAATGGCGCGCCGACGCCCGCGCCGCCCACGATGATCCGCTGCTGGACTGCCTGGTGGAAGTCACCCGGCTGCATGGCGTCGCCACCACGGCCCAGGCCTTGTCCGCCGGCCTGCCGCTGGAAGCCCACCGCCTGACCCCGGCCCTGCTGCCGCGCGCCGCCGCGCGCGCGCAGCTGTCCGCGCGGGTGGTCAAGCGCGCGCTGGACGAGATCCCCCAGGACCTGCTGCCCGCCATCCTGCTGCTGCAGGGCGAGCGCGCCTGCCTGCTGCTCAAGAAGGAAGGCGGCCAGTACCTGGTCAGCCATCCCGAACTTGGCGGCAGCTCGGTGGAGATGAGCCCCGAGGAACTGGCCCTGCAATACACCGGCCTGGTGTGCTTCGTGCGGCCGCAGTTCCGCTTCGACGCCCGCGCGCCCGAAGTGGCCAAGGTGCGCGAACGCCACTGGTTCTGGGCCGCCATCATGGAAAACCGGCGGCTGTACCGCGATGCGCTGATCGCCGCGCTGCTGATCAACATCTTCGCCATGGCGATGCCGCTGTTCACCATGAACGTCTATGACCGCGTGGTGCCCAACAACGCCGTCGAAACGCTCTGGGTGCTGGCCCTGGGCATCACCCTGGTGGTCGTCTTCAACATGATCCTGAGCACCGCGCGCTCGCACGTGGTGGACAGCGCCAGCAAGCGCGTGGACGTGCGCCTGTCGGCGCAGATCATGGAGCGCGTGCTGGATCTGCGCATGGAGGGCCGGCCGGTGTCGGTAGGCTCTTTCGCGGCCAATCTGCGCTCGTTCGAGTCCATCCGCGACTTCATCGCCTCGGCCACCATCACCACCTTGGTGGACCTGCCCTTCATCCTGCTGTTCCTGCTGGCGCTGGTCTGGATCTCGCCGTGGATGGTGCTGCCGCCGCTGGTCGCCATCGTGCTGATCCTGCTGGTGTCGCTGGCCGCCCAGGCCCGCATGGAAGCGCTGACCATGGCCTCGTTCCAGGCTTCGTCGCAGCGCAACGCCACCCTGGTCGAGGCGCTGACCGGCCTGGAAGCGGTCAAGACGCTGAACGCGCAGGGCGCGATCCAGCGCAACTGGGAACGCGCCACCGAGTTCATCGCCCAGACCGGCGGCAAGCTCAAGCTGATCTCCTCGTCCACGGTGGGTTTCGTGGCGGCGGTGCAACAGCTGGTGTCGATCTCCGTGGTGGTGATCGGCGTGTACCAGGCCCAGGAATCCGCGATCTCCATGGGCGGCATCATCGCCGCGTCCATGATCGCAGGCCGCTGCCTGGCGCCGCTGGGCCAGGTCGCCGGGCTGCTGATGCAGTACCAGAACGCGCGCACCTCGCTGGCCTCGATCGACAACTATATGAAGCTGCCGATCGAACGCCCCGCCGAGGCCGAGTTCCTGCACCGCCCGGTCTTCCATGGCGCGCTGGAATTCCGCGACGTCACCTTCGCCTACCCCGGCAGCTCGCAGCCGGCGCTGAAAAAGGTGTCGTTCAAGATCAAGCCGGGCGAAAAGGTCGGCATCATCGGCCGCATCGGCTCGGGCAAGACCACGCTGGAAAAGCTGGCCCTGGCGCTGTACAAGCCCACCGAGGGCGCCGTGCTGCTGGACGGCGTGGACGTGCGCCAGATCGATCCGGCCGACGTGCGCCGCGCCATCGGCCACGTGCCGCAGGATCCGCTGCTGTTCTATGGCAGCCTCAAGCACAACCTGGCCATGGGCGCGCCCTATGCGGACGACGCCAGCATCCTGGCCGCGGCCAACCTGGCCGGCGTGTCCGAGTTCGCCAACCTGCATCCCAATGGCTTCGACATGCTGATCGGCGAGCGCGGCGAGTCCCTGTCCGGCGGCCAGCGCCAGTCGGTGGCCGTGGCCCGCGCGCTGATCAACGACCCGCCCATCCTGCTGCTCGATGAGCCCAGCAGCAACATGGACCACCAGAGCGAGGCGCAGCTGCGCAAGCGCCTGGGCGAGGTCAGCGCCAGCAAGACCATCATGCTGGTCACCCACCGCACCGCCCTGCTCGAGCTGGTCGACCGCCTCATCGTGATCGACAACGGCCAGATCATGGCCGACGGCCCCAAGGAGCAAGTCATCGAAGCCCTGCGTCAAGGACGCGTCGGACGCGGAAGCTGA
- the leuB gene encoding 3-isopropylmalate dehydrogenase, with protein sequence MTHNIAVLPGDGIGPEIVEQAVRVLKALDVPFDIKQAPVGGAAFDAFEHPLPPATLKLAKESHAVLFGAVGDWKYDSLPREFRPEQAILGLRKALGLFANLRPAILYPELASASSLKPEIVSGLDILIIRELTGDIYFGTPRGERASPDGAFAGEREGFDTMRYAESEVRRIARIGFESARKRGKKLCSVDKANVLETSQFWRDLVIEVAREYPDVELSHMYVDNAAMQLVRNPRQFDVIVTGNLFGDILSDEAAMLTGSIGMLPSASLNAGGQGLYEPSHGSAPDIAGQGIANPLATILSAAMMLRYSLNLAPQADRIEAAVRRVLADGLRTADIYEPGTTKVGTAGMGDAVLKALA encoded by the coding sequence ATGACCCACAACATCGCAGTCTTGCCGGGCGACGGCATCGGCCCCGAAATCGTCGAGCAGGCCGTCCGCGTGCTCAAGGCGCTGGACGTGCCTTTCGACATCAAGCAGGCCCCGGTCGGCGGCGCCGCCTTCGACGCGTTCGAGCACCCGCTGCCGCCCGCCACGCTCAAGCTGGCCAAGGAATCGCACGCCGTGCTGTTCGGCGCCGTGGGCGACTGGAAGTACGACAGCCTGCCGCGCGAATTCCGTCCCGAGCAGGCCATCCTGGGCCTGCGCAAGGCGCTGGGCCTGTTCGCCAACCTGCGTCCCGCCATCCTGTACCCGGAACTGGCCAGCGCCTCGTCGCTCAAGCCCGAGATCGTGTCCGGCCTGGACATCCTCATCATCCGCGAGCTGACCGGCGACATCTATTTCGGCACGCCGCGCGGCGAGCGCGCCTCGCCTGACGGCGCTTTCGCCGGCGAGCGCGAGGGCTTCGACACCATGCGCTACGCCGAATCCGAAGTGCGCCGCATCGCGCGCATCGGCTTCGAATCCGCCCGCAAGCGCGGCAAGAAGCTGTGCAGCGTGGACAAGGCCAACGTGCTGGAGACCTCGCAGTTCTGGCGCGACCTGGTGATCGAGGTGGCGCGCGAGTATCCGGACGTGGAGCTGTCGCACATGTACGTGGACAACGCCGCCATGCAGCTGGTGCGCAACCCGCGTCAGTTCGACGTCATCGTCACCGGCAACCTGTTCGGCGACATCCTGTCGGATGAGGCCGCCATGCTGACGGGCTCCATCGGCATGCTGCCCTCGGCCTCGCTGAACGCGGGCGGGCAGGGCCTGTACGAACCCAGCCACGGTTCCGCGCCGGACATCGCCGGCCAGGGCATCGCCAATCCGCTGGCGACCATCCTGTCGGCCGCCATGATGCTGCGCTATTCGCTGAACCTGGCGCCGCAGGCCGACCGCATCGAGGCCGCCGTGCGCCGCGTGCTGGCCGACGGCTTGCGCACCGCCGACATCTACGAGCCCGGCACCACCAAGGTCGGCACCGCGGGCATGGGCGACGCCGTGCTCAAGGCGCTGGCCTGA
- the leuC gene encoding 3-isopropylmalate dehydratase large subunit — MAQTLYDKLWDAHIVHQESDGTCLLYIDRHLVHEVTSPQAFEGLAIAGRKPWRTGANLAVADHNVPTLNRAQGIDDPVSKLQVDTLDANCDKYGITEFRMNDLRQGIVHVIGPEQGATLPGMTVVCGDSHTSTHGALGALAFGIGTSEVEHVLATQTLLMKKAKSMLIKVEGELPFGCTAKDVVLHIIGIIGTAGGTGHAIEFAGSAIRALSVEGRMTVCNMAIEAGARSGLVAVDDKTVEYFRGRPFAPNGVLWDQAVKYWRTLHTDEGAKFDTVVEVDARDIKPQVTWGTSPEMVLPVDSRVPDPDREKDDVRRSGMERALEYMGLKPNTPLTDIRVDRVFIGSCTNSRIEDLRAAAAVARGKRVASNVRQAMVVPGSGLVKQQAEREGLDKIFIEAGFEWREPGCSMCLAMNADRLEPGERCASTSNRNFEGRQGQGGRTHLVSPAMAAAAAVAGHFVDVRSFR; from the coding sequence ATGGCCCAAACCCTTTACGACAAACTCTGGGACGCCCACATCGTCCATCAGGAATCAGACGGCACCTGTCTGCTCTATATCGACCGCCATCTGGTGCATGAAGTCACCAGCCCGCAGGCGTTCGAAGGCCTGGCCATCGCCGGGCGCAAGCCCTGGCGCACCGGCGCCAATCTGGCTGTCGCCGATCACAACGTGCCCACGCTGAACCGCGCCCAGGGCATCGACGATCCGGTTTCCAAGCTGCAGGTGGACACGCTGGACGCCAACTGCGACAAGTACGGCATCACCGAATTCCGCATGAATGACCTGCGCCAGGGCATCGTGCACGTGATCGGACCGGAGCAGGGCGCCACGCTGCCCGGCATGACCGTGGTCTGCGGCGACTCGCACACCAGCACGCACGGCGCGCTGGGCGCGCTGGCTTTCGGCATCGGCACGTCCGAGGTCGAGCACGTGCTGGCGACGCAGACGCTGCTCATGAAGAAAGCCAAGAGCATGCTGATCAAGGTCGAGGGCGAGTTGCCCTTCGGCTGTACGGCCAAGGACGTGGTGCTGCACATCATCGGCATCATCGGCACGGCCGGCGGCACCGGCCATGCCATCGAATTCGCCGGCAGCGCCATCCGCGCGCTGTCCGTGGAAGGCCGCATGACCGTCTGCAACATGGCCATCGAGGCCGGCGCCCGGTCGGGGCTGGTGGCGGTGGACGACAAGACCGTCGAATACTTCCGCGGCCGTCCTTTCGCGCCCAATGGCGTGCTGTGGGACCAGGCCGTCAAGTATTGGCGCACCCTGCACACCGACGAGGGCGCGAAGTTCGACACCGTGGTCGAGGTCGACGCGCGCGACATCAAGCCGCAGGTCACCTGGGGCACCTCGCCCGAGATGGTGCTGCCGGTGGATTCCCGCGTGCCGGATCCCGACCGCGAAAAGGACGACGTGCGCCGCAGCGGCATGGAGCGCGCGCTGGAATACATGGGCCTGAAGCCCAACACCCCGCTGACCGATATCCGCGTGGACCGCGTGTTCATCGGTTCCTGCACCAACTCCCGCATCGAGGACCTGCGCGCCGCCGCGGCGGTCGCGCGCGGCAAGCGCGTGGCGTCGAATGTGCGCCAGGCCATGGTGGTGCCGGGTTCCGGCCTGGTCAAGCAGCAGGCCGAGCGCGAAGGGCTGGACAAGATCTTCATCGAGGCCGGCTTCGAATGGCGCGAGCCCGGCTGTTCGATGTGCCTGGCCATGAACGCCGACCGGCTGGAGCCGGGCGAGCGCTGCGCCTCCACGTCCAACCGCAACTTCGAAGGCCGCCAGGGCCAGGGCGGCCGCACGCACCTGGTCAGCCCGGCCATGGCCGCCGCCGCCGCCGTGGCCGGCCACTTCGTCGACGTCCGCTCGTTCCGCTGA